Genomic DNA from Caloenas nicobarica isolate bCalNic1 chromosome 18, bCalNic1.hap1, whole genome shotgun sequence:
CTCCAAAGGCTGCATTTTCCCCCTACATGTTGCTTTTGTGGACAAAACGGTATTTTAACATGTATTATTGAGGACTTTAAATTACTGAGAAGGGCAAAGTTacatttggaaggaaaaaaacccaattacTACAAAGGCAACTAATTTGTACAAGTTTTACTCGTCTGTACACAAGGAGTATTACTTTTCCACTGCTTTACTCTTCACTTCCAGAAATCACTTTACCCTAACATGTTAATAATTTCAGGTGCATGAAAGGTTAAAGCAGAATCTCCTACACTTCACACTGATGTCTCAGAATaacttcagctgctgttcaCCTCCAGctgtattaatttaaaagtgTCACCGAGGGGGATAAGACAAGAGAGGGGGGAGGTTACCATAAAGAGCCTAAAAAGCCACAAGAAAAAGGCATATTTAAAGAAAGGCACGTCTGAACAAAACGGACAGTGTTCGGGATGCGAGCAGCAGGTGGGCGACGAGAGAAGAGGCCGCTCTCGCCCCTGCCTCCCTGCGGGCTGGCTGCCCCTCTGGGCCTCGCACCCGCCCCACCGATCGTGCCCCGGTGGCGGGCACCGAACACATTCACAATGCAGAGGCGCCGGCGGCCGGGAGCCCAGCGATCTGGTCGGGAGCCCCGGCCGCCCCTACCTCTCTCCTCCGCGCTGCCCATGGCGCGGCGCCTCACGCACCAACGGCCGCCGGGAACCGCCCCCCCGGGGAATTCAAATAGACCTTCCCGGCGTCCTCCGCGCCGATTAGGCAGGCGAGGGGTGCCCGCCTTCCCCCCCGCCGGGCGTTGTTTTCTTCAAGCGGGTTGTGGAAGAGCCGGTCGTCATGgaaacggggcgggggggggaagagCCTGTACCGCACAGCCACGCCGCAGCGTGGGTCACGTGGCCTTCCCCTCCCCCGCTTCCTGGTGCAGGCACCGCGCCTCTGTCACGTGACGGGGGCGCCTCGGTGTGGGCGCCGCGGCCCCCCCGCAATCCCCTCACCACTCCCCCCCAaaccgggccgggccgccctgCCCGCCTGGAGCCGCCTCCCTGTGCCCCGGGCCCTGTGGGCTGAGCTGCCCCGGGCAGGATGGCGGGCTGGCCGGGGAGCGGTTCCGCTGCTGAGGGCGGTTGGCGGCACAAAATGGCGGCCGGTGAGGCGCGGGGGTTTCCCGCGCTGGGTCCGCCCTCCTCAGCCTCCCAGCGTGGCGGTTGTTGGCGTTTGCACAGGCGAAGTGAGGTTGGCCTCAGGCAGGCGGGTGGAGCGGGGGAAAGTTCTAGCGCTTGACCTTGCGGGCCTGGCGTGTTTGCTGACAGGCGGAGAAGGCGTTTACATGGAAGGGGTTAATGTGCAGATGGAGAGTTGGTGTTACATGGGCAGGTGATGGAGGTTTGCTTGGGAAATATGGGTGACCTGATGGCTTTTGTGTGTGACAGGACTGTTGTaacctgtattaaaaataagatttacaAGCTTTCATCTAATGAAATTTACTATTAGCTGCTAGCATACACATTTTTGGAGACATTGGGTGGGGAAAGTGTATTCTCGTCCTTACGAGCAACAGCATTCCACGCTCCTTAGGAATTCTGGAATTTCCACATTGCGTCAAGTCGCGCAAAACTAGAAATAATGATGCTCGTTATCCTTAAACTCCTGGAGTGTGACAGAAGCAGCTGAGATCCCAATTACGACTGTAAGAACAATGACCAGCAGCAAGTAAACATCAGCGACAAAGTGAGCTCTAACAGTAATTTGTAGATCAATAATTCAAATGCACACGCTGCTTAAACCAACCAGCTTTTGTGTATATAAGCAAATGCATATCAGTacaatcaaaatgaaaactagaaCCTAGATTTCAATCTGGTATatgcacagctctgcaaagctgcGTTCATTTGTTTCGTGTATGTTGGCTCAAAGTAAGAAGAGAGCTCAGGAAAATCAGTGATGTTTAACTTGAAGGGTGGAACACAAAACGAGGAAGttgttttaaagaggaaatCAAAAGGAGTTACTTGCAGACTAAATGAGTGCAGGCGAAACAAGAGACgaggttttgtgtttgtttagtCTTTTCAATTCTTTAAAACCTTAGCAAGGTTAAACACCGCAGTAACAGGAAACACTGAGATatatacaaacaaacaaaattcaaaataagCTGCATTAAGCTAAATGTAATAGGCAGGTACAAGAAAAGGTGGGACAATTTGCTGTTTTCACAGCCTttgcaaaatgcctttttcagACTCATTAGAAACGAGAAGTCTACTGAGTCAGTAGGTAGATGGTGTCAAAAGGAgtatttttggagaaaaaaatctataacaAGCTATATTAAATTACTAActcctactgaaaaaaaaaaaccagggaGGATCCCCTATTAGAAATTCACAGGAGATGGTATTAAGGAACCTAGTCAAATTGAAGTGCTACTAAAAGAACAAATTAGTAAGAAAAAGTGATGGATCAAGGTGGTATTTCAAATTGCTGAGAGAGGAACAGCTGTGGCTATTCAGAAACAAAGATAAGCCTAACTTAGGTGTTACTTTTGAAGAAGAGATCATGGAAACATCGAGTACTATTCTTTGAAAGCTTTCCTCCATTCTTAGCAacaaccgaaaaaaaaaaaggaaaaaaatcattgggAAATAATACACAAGAGATCAAAAGCATGTTTATGCCTTCATTATGTAAATCTGTATGGGGTCCAGATCTGGAATGTTGTGTGCATGTCTTGTCAATAAGGAGAAAATGGCAAGGATAATCAGAAGTGTGCAATTActtttaaaggagaaagaatTAGACTGCAGCTTTGGTTTACAAGGTTTACAAAGGGGGTGACTTAGAAGATATTAATGTCCACAAAGGGCATAAATAAATAGACGATTATTACTCACCATTTCTAATAACTCATTTAGTTTTGTGCCCCTTTTTCTCACCAGGCAgtgttgaaaatgaaaatgaaaggacaTGTTTTTCATGTTGCGTACAAATAAACTGTGAAACACATGGTCTTGGTATCTTAGAAGCTAAGAGCATGAATagaacaaaaatgagaaaaaacgCCCATCAAATCCAGTTACGTTCTGTATTGCAAAAGCCTTAATGCATGGATTGTTTGAGGGTGGGAAGATGTAAACGGAGAATGTTGTTAACACCACTTCTCCttccttgttttcatttgcattggCCGCTGCTTAAACAAGTGGTCTGGCAATATGGCTGCTTATATTTGTGTTTCGAGCTTCCCCTTTTGTGTGCTTAAGGCCTCGGGTAGCAAGACATTCAAGTTAGTCCTCAAGCTGGCAAGCAGGGCAGATAAGCAACGCTGTAGCCACGTCAGGTACTTCACATTTATTATCCGTGTGCTTTCTGAACAGCCCTGTCCTTCCGTGCACTGGTGCACTTCTCGTGACCTTTGAATTGCTGCACTAGCCTTGTTGTGGAATTTGAAACGATAAAAATAGTAACTGTTTCGAATCACATGTGTTTAATACTTATCAAAGTGCCCAGGCAATGGGTAGCAGTCTAAAGGGGCTGCTCAAAGCAGCATTTAATAATCTGCTATGATCATTATTTGTGTCCAACCTGTTCATATCATGACGATCTGCACATCTAACTCCTTTAGTGTCTCAGAAATCCCAGGCAGGCATGTGGCTCAATCTACCATTCCTCCTAGTATCACTTATGAGGTAAAACATAGCAGTTCCACTTAAGCCTATGTTTCCTCTGTCGGAGCATTCGCAGGAGGCTTTTCACAAGCAGTTCAGACGACTCTAAGTTATCTGTGAGGCTTTGATCTCGGGGAACGTCACTGCCAAAGTGAAGCTGAAGATTCCCTCAGCCCAGGCCCACCCTGACCGCGCTGCCTCCCGGGAGCAGAGCGGGCAAACCAGGAGGCTAAGAGACATCAGGCTGCGCTTTATCAGCTGGGAGCGGGGAAATCCCCGTCCCTGTCAGGCCAAGGCGGATTCGCGGCGCTGAGGCCTcagcccggggccgggccggcgccGTTGGGCCGCGGCCTCCCGCGGTTCTGCGCATGCGCCGCCGCTCGCGCCCTTCTGTGCGtgggcgggcggggagggggaggggagcgCGGGTCCCTCCGGGCGGGGCGCTGCGGGCAGTGACGCAGCGAAGCCACGCCCCAAAGAGGAGGGGAACTTCCGCCCGCCCCCGCAGAAGCCGGTCAGTCGGCCGAGCCGCGGCCACGCCCacgcgggagcggggcggggcctgcgggcGGCTCGGGCCGCTTACATAACAGAGAGGGGCGGGGTCTGCGCCTGCGTCAGCAGCCGGTTCCCAGCGGCCCCCGCGGCCCGCTATATAACCGGCATCCGGGCGGCGCGGCGCTCTACATCCAGTGGCCCCCGCCAACGGTGCCGCCTCCCGTCCAACCTCTCGCCACCCATTTTAAGTGACCGGGATCGTCTCGCCCACCGCCACCATCGCCATGCCCGGGTATTCCAGCGACAGGGACAGAGGGTGAGTCCGGGGGCCCGGCCGGCGCTAGCCGCCGCCAGCGTCCGGACTCTTAGACCGCCCGTGGgcttgtggtggtttttttttttttttttttaggcttttaAAATGGCGGCGAGTCTCGGAGGTCGGGCCCTGGAGCCCTTCTCCTCAGCTCTTGCTGTCTCGCGGCCTCCGGAGCTTCGCGGCGGGAGGTCGGGGGAGGGGAAGTGGCCTCGGGAGCGCTTAGCGAGGGGGCGGCGGGTGGTCCGGGCGGCGCCGGGCCCGTCCTCCGCGCAGCCCCCTTGTGTGAGAGCGCTTATGAGGGCTGCGGGtcgtgaatttttttttttttttggggcgGTGGAGGAAGGTTCtcgcccgccccccccccccacctccccagggccGTACCCCCGAGGGCGGATGCCCTTCGCAGGGCTGGATTCTCCCCGCCCGTCAGCGGGGGTGGGCTGGGGAGCGGCGCCTTTGTGGGTCAGTGGGTTGGCCGGGCGCTCCGGCGGTGCCGAAGCCCCGGGGAGCTCTCGGCAGGGCGgttccctcttccttcccttccccctcgCAAGGGACGGCGGCTCCGGCCGCCGCTGGCAGAAGCCGGCCGGCTCCCGCTTTGTGTTGTGTAAGCGGATGTTAATGGCCGGCCCCGCCATGCGGTGACTGAGGGGAAATCAAAATgccggctgctgctgccgcctttgttcctcctcctcctccccccgcccaGCTCAGACTCTAAAATGGCAGCGGCTGGAAAATGTGGCGTAGACAGAAATGAGAGACAAAGGAAACAGCGCTGGCAGGAAGCAGCGGCCGCTCGGGCAGGTCCCCTCTGGGAGCGCTGTGTTGTGCTGGGACGATCGTTCCCAGCCCGGCCGAACCCGGGGAGCGAtcggggcgggggagggagcCCCGCGATCGGGGCCCGTTTAGATGCTCAGGTCAGGGCTCGGCGTGGCTGAGCTGCGCCTCGGGGCTGCCACGACGGGCTTTGGAGATAAACCTTTGCTGAGTGGAGGGGCTTGACCTAAAATGCGAACGTAAACCGCGTGAAACATGGTCGCTGAGGGAAGTCTGGCTTTTGCGTACCAGAAAATGGTTTACAGGAAAGTTGTGCCAAGGTTTTGTAACTGCCCCTGCCTGCTTTGTGCAGGCTGACACACAAAGGGAGTGTCAATTGGACGGGAAACCATTTTGATTATGGGGTAATACAAAGGTTTTAATGTCCTTACTTTGCCTATGTTGGGACTTGTTAATAGACattgccattttattttatagaaacCGCAAAGATTCGTGTTAGCCTTAACTCCTGAATATAAGTTGTATATAGGCAGGTTGTGGGATCTGcaacttaaaatgttttttttttttttaaggtttagTATCCTGTAGGTGGAGTTTATAAATCTGGATTGTAAAGTTACAGGATGAACCATAAAGATGGTGGTTAGGTTGTCAAAGAGGAGGACCAAAACCTTTCTCTTGGATTCTATGTTATGACCTTCTTCTCTAGGTTTGGAGCCCCCCGTTTTGGAGGAAGTAGAGGTGGACCTctctctgggaagaaatttgGAAACCCTGGGGAAAAACttacaaaaaagaaatggaatttaGATGAGCTGCCCAAATTTGAGAAGAACTTCTATCAAGAACATCCTGATGTAGCGAGACGTACTGTGGTATGTACCCTATCTGACTCAtgcaaaagtaaacaaaaagtGCAAACATGCTGAGGGTCATGGGGCCCAACAGGCGTGGATGGGGTAACTTATAATAACGGGATTTTTGCCTTGCAGCAAGAAGTTGAACAGTACAGAGCAAGCAAAGAAGTTACAGTTAGGGGCCATAACTGTCCAAAACCAATTATAAACTTCTATGAAGCTAACTTTCCTGGTAAGTGAAGACTACCATACTGGTCATTCTTCCAGGCTTGATTAAGACCAAGTCTCTAAGCTAATAAGTTTCAATTTTCTCTTCAAGCAAATGTTATGGAAGTAATTCAGAGGCAGAACTTCACTGAACCAACTGCTATTCAGGCACAAGGTTGGCCTGTTGCACTGAGTGGATTGGATATGGTTGGAGTGGCACAGACTGGATCAGGGAAAACACTGTCTGTAAGTTTTGATTGTAGCCTGGAATAATGTTGCATTTTAGCAGTGAAAGCATGGCCTGGCATAGTGCAGGCTGAGCACTTCTGGGAAGAGATTGTAatgaggcttttcttttttccaaacagtACTTGTTGCCTGCTATTGTGCATATAAATCATCAGCCATTCCTGGAGCGAGGAGATGGACCTATTGTGAGTATCCCTAAGTGAAAGTGGCTCTTAATTTCTAGAGAATGCAAAATTTTTTGCAGTCCAATTGTCCGTGCTCGTTAGAGTGCATGGCTGTATTGTGTTTCTCTGTATAACTACAGTGATTCCCTGTTTTGGTAGTTTCCCAAGAACATTCCATAAAATCTGATTGGATTGTCCTTAAAATTGTACAGAACAGGGCTAGATGTCCCATTTTGGAAACTGCTGTCCCCTGGAAGCTAGTGACTTTCAGATGTCTTGCCACACAGCATAGGTCAGTGTCTGGTAACTGAAATGCCAGGTAATTTAGTTAGGTGGTTTGAGCCACTTAAATCAACTTCAGTCATTCTGGCACTGCGGGAATATATGAAAcgttttcatttaaaactagTGTCAGACTAGAACCTCCGAATAGGTATTGAGCTAAAAGATGGGCATCTTATTTCTAGTGTCTTGTGCTGGCACCAACTCGTGAACTGGCTCAACAAGTGCAGCAGGTAGCTGCGGAATATAGCAGAGCATGCCGTTTGAAGTCTACCTGTATTTATGGAGGTGCTCCAAAGGGACCACAAATTCGTGACTTAGAAAGAGGTATGGATAAGCCTTGATGCTTCTCTGCATGAGGTGATGTCAAGACTACTTCATCTGACTTTACTGCTTGTTTTGTAGGTGTGGAAATTTGCATTGCGACACCTGGAAGACTTATAGACTTCTTAGAAGCTGGAAAGACCAATCTCAGGCGGTGTACTTACCTTGTCCTTGATGAAGCTGACAGGATGCTTGACATGGGATTTGAACCTCAGATCAGAAAAATTGTGGATCAGATAAGAGTGAGTATAAATGGCTTGTGCATTTATCACTATCGCAGAAACAAACGCCACTGTGCTCATTAAAGCAAGGGCAGTGCAGTTAAATTTTCAGGCTTGTCTGGGTAGGTTtgcggggtttttttctggttgggCATTTGACATAACCGTATTGATCTTGTACTGACCTAGCTGTTTCCTGCAGCCCGACAGGCAGACTCTGATGTGGAGTGCCACATGGCCAAAGGAAGTGAGGCAACTGGCTGAAGACTTTTTGAAAGAGTATGTGCACATCAACATTGGTGCACTGGAACTAAGTGCAAACCACAACATTCTTCAGATTGTGGATGTGTGTCATGATGTGGAGAAAGATGACAAGTAAGTAGTATGTAGGAGAAAAGCATCCAATATTTTTGATAGTTTTAGTTTATGAAGTATGAAATGAATTAGTCTATGGATTTTTGACAGCAGTGTGAGACACCACTAAAAAGAGTCAAACACAGACTGGGAAAACCAAACCTGAACAGTACAAATCAGTCCCAGCTCTAACAATCATTTCTTCATGATAGGCTTATCCGTTTGATGGAAGAAATAATGAGcgagaaggaaaataaaacaattgtTTTTGTGGAAACCAAAAGACGGTGTGATGATCTTACCAGGAAAATGAGGAGAGATGGGTGAGTCTAATAGCTTGAACTTCACTGAGCCACCCCAATGGTCTGAGCATGCTCTTTATTTGTCATGAATGACCTCTGAACTATGGTGTCAAAACTGTCAAATACAGTGACACCAGGTGTCAGTTAAAGTGCTAAAACTAACTCCAGAAGCTGTCTGGAATTTGCCAGTAGCTATATTTTTGACTAATCAAGTGACTCAAGGAATGGGCTGAGGTCAATcaagttgtgtgtgtgttttcaggtGGCCAGCAATGGGCATTCATGGTGATAAAAGTCAGCAGGAGAGGGACTGGGTTCTAAATGGTGAGTATTTCAGCAGTTTCTACAAGCATACCATCTGTGTTACTTAATGAAGAAGCTGACGAGTTGCTTGTGTTACAGAATTCAAACATGGAAAAGCACCGATCCTGATTGCTACAGATGTTGCATCCAGAGGTCTAGGTTAGTACAACTCGTAATGCCAGTTGCCcaaagctttttaaagaaagtctATTGCTTTCTTTAACCTCTGCATTTTTCTAAGTTTTCTTCACATAAAGGTGCAGTCTTTGTGGCAAGGCCTAGGCATGACAATCGGAGGACTCGAGGGGGATGGAGGACTAGTGGAAGTGATCGGCTGGCTGCTTCCAGTCAAATAGAGAGGTGAAAGCTGAGAGCATTGTGTGCCAGTAATCTTCAAAAGGCAAAGATCATCTTTTAAACTACTACCCCATAAACTGTTCTCTCATGAAATAAGCAGTTTCATTCACAGTTCACGTTGCCCCTGGTATTTCTCTTCTCTCCATGCTTTGCATGATTTGCCATGGTGCAGTACTGTTAGTTTTGTGCATACTGTCTGCTGTGATCTGTGGGTCTTTGAATTTCAGTGAGTTTGCTGAAATGTcgaagaaaataattacaaactTCAATGAAATTTTTTTCCAACCATGAAATGGAGAGAGCAGCTTTAAAATGTACTAAGCCTTGTACAAATTGGTGAGTACTGGCACATGAAATCTGAGAAAATCCACCTCTCACTGTAGCAAGTGGGGCAGGAAAGCAATGGCTTTTCAAATGCCTTTGAAAGTCGAAGTTCCTCCACCTATACGTAGTCGTCATGTCGAGACCTGCCAGAGAGAGACACATTCTCAAGTGAACCCTGGCTTCTTGGAAGCGCTTGCCTAGACGAGACACAGTGCATAAAAACAACTTGGTGACTTTGGGGGGACAGGTATGTTTTTCTTGCAGCTGCGGTTCAAAGGTCTTGGCAAGACGAGCAGTGTGGCCCCTTTTTTTTGAGCTTCTAATGAGTGTGTATGTGAAGGACCTTGTATGTTTTTACTCTAAGGTCCTCAAATGAGCACATGAAGAGGCTGCTGTGAGCTTTAGTGGCCCTACTGCAAGAAGCATTCAGATGTCACTTGATGATTTGTAAAGGGGACTCTTGAGTTGGGAATGACAAGCAAATGCATACTCCTTTATGGTAAGGTTTTGGATCACAGGGTGGGTGATG
This window encodes:
- the DDX5 gene encoding probable ATP-dependent RNA helicase DDX5 isoform X2, giving the protein MPGFGAPRFGGSRGGPLSGKKFGNPGEKLTKKKWNLDELPKFEKNFYQEHPDVARRTVQEVEQYRASKEVTVRGHNCPKPIINFYEANFPANVMEVIQRQNFTEPTAIQAQGWPVALSGLDMVGVAQTGSGKTLSYLLPAIVHINHQPFLERGDGPICLVLAPTRELAQQVQQVAAEYSRACRLKSTCIYGGAPKGPQIRDLERGVEICIATPGRLIDFLEAGKTNLRRCTYLVLDEADRMLDMGFEPQIRKIVDQIRPDRQTLMWSATWPKEVRQLAEDFLKEYVHINIGALELSANHNILQIVDVCHDVEKDDKLIRLMEEIMSEKENKTIVFVETKRRCDDLTRKMRRDGWPAMGIHGDKSQQERDWVLNEFKHGKAPILIATDVASRGLDVEDVKFVINYDYPNSSEDYIHRIGRTARSTKTGTAYTFFTPNNIKQVNDLISVLREANQAINPKLLQLIEDRGSGRSRGDRRDRYSAGKRGGFSSFRERENFERTYGALGKRDFGAKTQNGAYSAQSFSNGTPFGNGFAAAGMQASFRAGNPAGAYQNGYDQQYGSNIANMHNGMNQQQYAYPATGAAPMIGYPMPTSYSQ
- the DDX5 gene encoding probable ATP-dependent RNA helicase DDX5 isoform X1, which encodes MPGYSSDRDRGFGAPRFGGSRGGPLSGKKFGNPGEKLTKKKWNLDELPKFEKNFYQEHPDVARRTVQEVEQYRASKEVTVRGHNCPKPIINFYEANFPANVMEVIQRQNFTEPTAIQAQGWPVALSGLDMVGVAQTGSGKTLSYLLPAIVHINHQPFLERGDGPICLVLAPTRELAQQVQQVAAEYSRACRLKSTCIYGGAPKGPQIRDLERGVEICIATPGRLIDFLEAGKTNLRRCTYLVLDEADRMLDMGFEPQIRKIVDQIRPDRQTLMWSATWPKEVRQLAEDFLKEYVHINIGALELSANHNILQIVDVCHDVEKDDKLIRLMEEIMSEKENKTIVFVETKRRCDDLTRKMRRDGWPAMGIHGDKSQQERDWVLNEFKHGKAPILIATDVASRGLDVEDVKFVINYDYPNSSEDYIHRIGRTARSTKTGTAYTFFTPNNIKQVNDLISVLREANQAINPKLLQLIEDRGSGRSRGDRRDRYSAGKRGGFSSFRERENFERTYGALGKRDFGAKTQNGAYSAQSFSNGTPFGNGFAAAGMQASFRAGNPAGAYQNGYDQQYGSNIANMHNGMNQQQYAYPATGAAPMIGYPMPTSYSQ